One genomic window of Pseudomonas sp. LFM046 includes the following:
- a CDS encoding transporter substrate-binding domain-containing protein has protein sequence MRRRCGFALFALLLALSSANAETLRMAADVWPPFTDARLPGNGLASELVSAALKRAGHRAEYVEVPWARALRGLQMGDYDLIVNAWYSDERAGYGLFSKPYLTNRILFLKRKGSAVDFQSPDDLKRYSIAVVRGYSYQPSFDNDTRLHKVPVMGFQMGARMLAAGRVELTLEDELVARFYLGRELSGIRDQLEFLPRPLSENGLHILVRRSHPRHQQLVEDFDRAMQSMREDGTYQAIFARHGLPAP, from the coding sequence ATGAGAAGACGCTGTGGTTTTGCCCTGTTCGCCCTTCTGCTCGCGTTGTCGAGCGCCAATGCCGAAACACTGCGCATGGCCGCCGATGTCTGGCCACCCTTCACCGATGCCAGGTTGCCGGGCAATGGCCTGGCCTCTGAACTGGTGAGCGCTGCCCTGAAGCGTGCCGGGCATCGCGCCGAGTACGTCGAGGTGCCCTGGGCTCGCGCGTTGCGTGGCCTTCAGATGGGGGATTACGACCTGATCGTCAACGCCTGGTACAGCGATGAGCGCGCCGGGTACGGCCTGTTTTCCAAACCCTATCTGACCAACCGCATCCTCTTCCTCAAGCGCAAGGGCAGTGCCGTCGATTTCCAGTCCCCGGATGATCTCAAGCGCTACAGCATTGCCGTGGTCCGGGGCTACAGCTATCAGCCGAGCTTCGACAACGACACCCGCCTGCACAAAGTCCCGGTGATGGGCTTCCAGATGGGCGCGCGGATGCTCGCCGCCGGGCGTGTCGAGCTGACTCTGGAAGACGAGCTGGTGGCGCGTTTTTATCTGGGACGCGAGCTGTCAGGCATTCGCGACCAGCTGGAATTCCTGCCCCGACCGCTTTCCGAGAATGGCCTGCACATCCTGGTACGCCGCAGCCATCCACGGCATCAGCAGCTGGTGGAGGACTTCGACCGTGCCATGCAGTCCATGCGTGAGGACGGCACCTATCAGGCCATCTTTGCCCGTCACGGGCTGCCCGCGCCCTGA
- the dbpA gene encoding ATP-dependent RNA helicase DbpA yields the protein MTTTAFSSLPLSEATLTNLETLGYRDMTPIQAQALPLILKGRDLIAQAKTGSGKTAAFGIGLLEPLNPRFFGCQALVLCPTRELADQVAKEIRRLARGHGNIKVLTLCGGVPFGPQVGSLEHGAHVIVGTPGRVQEHLRKGTLVLDGLNTLVLDEADRMLDMGFYDSIADIIGQLPSRRQTLLFSATYPAGIAQLAKTFMREPQQVKVEALHDDSQIEQRFYEIDPRQRMDAVLRLLQSNRPQSCVAFCHTRQQCQELEEHLRGNGISAQSLHGDLEQRERDQVLTLFANQSCSVLVATDVAARGLDIAGLEAVINVELSRDPEVHIHRVGRSGRAGEKGLALSLVAPAEANRAQAIEDLQQAPLNWQRLDELVVKNREPLLPPMATLCINGGRKEKLRPGDILGALTGEAGIPGSQVGKIAIFDFQAFVAVERGIAKQALKRLSEGRIKGRAYKVRVL from the coding sequence GTGACCACCACCGCCTTTTCTTCGCTGCCCCTCTCCGAGGCCACCCTGACCAATCTGGAGACCCTGGGCTACCGCGACATGACCCCGATCCAGGCCCAGGCCCTGCCGCTGATCCTCAAGGGCCGGGACCTGATCGCCCAGGCCAAGACCGGCAGCGGCAAGACCGCCGCCTTCGGCATCGGCCTGCTGGAGCCGCTGAACCCGCGCTTCTTTGGTTGCCAGGCCCTGGTGCTCTGCCCCACCCGCGAGCTGGCCGACCAGGTAGCCAAGGAAATCCGCCGCCTGGCCCGTGGTCACGGCAACATCAAGGTGCTGACCCTTTGCGGTGGCGTGCCGTTCGGGCCCCAGGTGGGCTCCCTGGAGCACGGCGCCCATGTCATCGTCGGCACCCCGGGCCGCGTGCAGGAACACCTGCGCAAGGGCACGCTGGTGCTGGACGGCCTCAACACCCTGGTGCTGGACGAAGCCGACCGCATGCTCGACATGGGCTTCTACGACAGCATCGCCGACATCATCGGCCAGCTCCCGTCGCGCCGGCAGACGCTGCTGTTCTCCGCCACCTACCCGGCGGGCATCGCCCAACTGGCCAAGACCTTCATGCGCGAGCCGCAGCAGGTGAAGGTGGAAGCGCTGCATGACGACAGCCAGATCGAACAGCGCTTCTACGAGATCGACCCGCGCCAGCGCATGGATGCCGTACTGCGCCTGTTGCAAAGCAACCGCCCGCAATCCTGCGTCGCCTTCTGCCACACCCGCCAGCAGTGCCAGGAACTGGAAGAACACCTGCGTGGCAACGGCATTTCCGCGCAGTCCCTGCACGGCGACCTGGAGCAGCGCGAACGCGACCAGGTGCTGACCCTCTTCGCCAACCAGAGCTGCAGCGTGCTGGTGGCCACCGACGTGGCGGCGCGCGGCCTGGACATTGCCGGGCTGGAAGCGGTGATCAACGTCGAGCTGTCCCGCGACCCCGAAGTGCATATCCATCGCGTCGGACGCAGCGGCCGTGCCGGCGAGAAGGGCCTGGCCCTGAGCCTGGTGGCGCCGGCGGAAGCCAACCGCGCCCAGGCCATCGAGGACCTGCAGCAGGCCCCGCTGAACTGGCAGCGCCTGGACGAACTGGTCGTGAAGAATCGCGAACCGCTGCTGCCCCCGATGGCCACGTTGTGCATCAACGGCGGGCGCAAGGAGAAACTGCGCCCCGGCGACATCCTCGGCGCCCTCACCGGCGAAGCCGGGATTCCCGGTAGCCAGGTGGGCAAGATCGCCATCTTCGACTTCCAGGCCTTCGTCGCCGTGGAACGCGGCATCGCCAAGCAGGCGCTCAAGCGCCTCAGCGAAGGCCGGATCAAAGGGCGGGCCTACAAGGTTCGCGTCCTCTGA
- the mdtD gene encoding multidrug transporter subunit MdtD: MAEPAQLDARTARLLPWLVAVAFFMQALDATILNTALPAMAHDLAEDPLRMQSVVIAYLLTVALLIPASGWLSDRFGTRRVFFGAVLLFSLGSLVCALSSTLPQLVGARVLQGLGGALMMPVGRLVVLRAYPRSELVRIMSFITLPGLLGPLIGPTLGGWLVEYVSWHWIFLINLPVGVLGGLAAWRFMPDLRGSGSVRLDVVGFLLFGTAMVLITIALEGLGELHLPHVRVMLLLLGGLACLAAYWLHAVQVEKPLFAPSLFRTRTFAAGILGNLFSRLGSSALPFLTPLLLQVALGFPPAQAGMTLIPLALAAMLAKPLAKPLLDRLGYRRLLLGNTMLLGGMIASLSLIDADTPYPLLLLHLGALGAVNSMQFTAMNTVTLLDLDDHQASSGNSLLSVVMQLSMSLGVAVAAALLGGFGKPDTSSTLAAFQGTYLCVGVLTLLAATIFFQLPRDSGRAARRVSRDIDE, encoded by the coding sequence ATGGCCGAACCCGCCCAGCTCGATGCCCGCACCGCGCGCCTGCTGCCCTGGTTGGTGGCGGTGGCGTTCTTCATGCAGGCCCTCGACGCCACCATCCTCAACACCGCCCTGCCGGCCATGGCCCACGACCTGGCGGAAGACCCGCTGCGCATGCAATCGGTGGTCATCGCCTACCTGCTCACCGTGGCCCTGCTCATCCCCGCCTCCGGCTGGCTTTCCGACCGTTTCGGCACCCGCCGGGTGTTCTTCGGCGCAGTGCTGCTGTTCAGCCTCGGTTCACTGGTCTGCGCCCTGTCTTCGACACTGCCGCAACTGGTGGGCGCGCGGGTGCTGCAAGGCCTTGGCGGCGCGCTGATGATGCCGGTGGGGCGCCTGGTGGTACTGCGCGCCTACCCGCGCTCGGAGCTGGTGCGGATCATGAGTTTCATCACCCTGCCCGGCCTGCTCGGTCCGTTGATCGGCCCGACCCTGGGCGGCTGGCTGGTGGAATACGTCAGCTGGCACTGGATCTTCCTGATCAACCTGCCGGTGGGCGTGCTGGGCGGACTGGCCGCGTGGCGCTTCATGCCGGACCTGCGCGGCAGCGGGTCGGTGCGCCTGGACGTCGTCGGATTCCTGCTGTTCGGCACGGCAATGGTGCTGATCACCATCGCCCTGGAAGGTCTCGGCGAACTGCACCTGCCCCATGTACGCGTGATGCTGCTGTTGCTTGGCGGCCTGGCCTGCCTCGCCGCCTACTGGCTGCACGCGGTGCAGGTGGAAAAGCCGCTGTTCGCCCCCTCGCTGTTCCGCACCCGCACCTTCGCCGCAGGCATTCTCGGCAACCTGTTCTCGCGCCTGGGCAGCAGTGCCCTGCCCTTCCTCACGCCCCTGCTGCTGCAGGTCGCCCTCGGTTTTCCGCCAGCGCAGGCGGGCATGACCCTGATCCCCCTGGCGCTCGCCGCCATGCTCGCCAAGCCGCTGGCCAAGCCCCTGCTGGACCGCCTTGGCTACCGTCGTCTGTTGCTGGGCAACACGATGCTGTTGGGCGGGATGATCGCCAGCCTGTCGCTGATCGACGCCGACACCCCCTACCCACTGCTGCTCCTGCACCTGGGCGCGCTGGGCGCGGTGAACTCCATGCAGTTCACGGCGATGAACACCGTCACCCTGCTGGACCTGGACGATCACCAGGCCAGCAGCGGCAACAGCCTGCTGTCGGTGGTGATGCAGCTTTCCATGAGCCTCGGCGTGGCAGTGGCGGCAGCGCTGCTCGGCGGGTTCGGCAAACCGGACACGTCGAGCACGCTGGCGGCCTTCCAGGGCACCTACCTGTGTGTCGGCGTGCTGACGCTGCTGGCCGCGACGATCTTCTTCCAGCTGCCGCGCGACAGCGGCCGTGCCGCACGCCGGGTGAGCCGCGATATCGACGAGTGA
- the torT gene encoding TMAO reductase system periplasmic protein TorT, translating into MRTLCALLSSWLIAFPCLAAEWFPLQVEMDGRKADYQPLDRASKPWRICALLPHGMDRYWWGVAWGLYEEAQRQGVQLGIYEAGGYQYPDMQRAQLTRCGQLAADAYVIAAIKAKGLCDEIALLKRDKVPVIDLVNGIDCPGVTARSRVDFAGMVRAAIGYIRTHSKGRPVRVGWLPGPKDAGWVQAAERSMAEVTAGTNVTLRSAGYGPVDRSTQAVLVRQLLAREPQLDYILGNAEAAAFAAQLVRARGSHYKAQVVSFYATERVLEAIGDGTILAAPTDSPVIQARVAVDLAVRALEGKPIATLVSPEIEVIDQSNLKGFDISRLMPPSGHWMIRQELPE; encoded by the coding sequence ATGCGGACGCTTTGCGCCCTTTTGTCGAGCTGGCTGATCGCCTTCCCCTGCCTGGCGGCGGAGTGGTTTCCGCTGCAGGTGGAGATGGATGGCCGCAAGGCCGATTACCAGCCCCTCGACCGCGCCAGCAAGCCCTGGCGCATCTGCGCGCTGTTGCCCCATGGCATGGACCGCTACTGGTGGGGTGTGGCCTGGGGGCTGTATGAGGAGGCGCAGCGCCAGGGCGTGCAGCTCGGGATATACGAAGCCGGCGGCTACCAATACCCGGACATGCAGCGGGCGCAATTGACCCGCTGCGGACAGCTCGCCGCGGACGCCTATGTGATCGCCGCCATCAAAGCCAAGGGGCTGTGCGACGAGATCGCCCTGCTCAAGCGCGACAAAGTGCCGGTGATCGATCTGGTCAACGGCATCGACTGCCCCGGCGTCACCGCACGCTCACGGGTGGATTTCGCCGGCATGGTGCGAGCGGCCATTGGTTATATCCGCACCCACAGCAAAGGCCGTCCTGTGCGCGTGGGCTGGCTGCCAGGCCCCAAGGACGCCGGATGGGTGCAGGCTGCCGAACGCAGTATGGCCGAGGTGACCGCTGGCACTAATGTGACCCTGAGATCGGCGGGCTATGGCCCTGTGGACCGCTCTACCCAGGCGGTGCTGGTGCGCCAGTTGCTGGCCCGCGAGCCGCAGCTCGACTACATCCTCGGCAATGCCGAAGCGGCCGCCTTCGCCGCCCAGCTGGTGCGTGCCCGTGGCAGCCACTACAAGGCCCAGGTGGTGTCGTTCTACGCCACCGAGCGGGTGCTGGAGGCCATTGGCGACGGCACCATCCTGGCCGCGCCCACCGATTCTCCGGTGATTCAGGCGCGGGTCGCGGTGGATCTGGCGGTGCGAGCTCTGGAAGGCAAGCCGATCGCGACGCTGGTCAGCCCGGAGATCGAGGTGATCGACCAGTCAAATCTCAAGGGTTTCGACATCAGCCGTCTGATGCCGCCCAGCGGGCACTGGATGATCCGGCAGGAGTTGCCGGAGTGA
- the betA gene encoding choline dehydrogenase encodes MSQEFDYIIVGAGSAGNVLATRLTEDADVSVLLLEAGGPDYRLDFRTQMPAALAFPLQGRRYNWAYETDPEPYMNNRRMECGRGKGLGGSSLINGMCYIRGNALDFDHWAKLPGLEDWTYLDCLPYFRKAETRDIGPNDFHGGDGPVSVTTPKAGNNPLFHAMVEAGVQAGYPRTEDLNGYQQEGFGPMDRTVTPEGRRAATGRGYLDQARNRPNLTIVTHALSDRILFSGKRAIGVAYLKGNSDNLITAHARREVLVCSGAIASPQLLQRSGVGPASLLRDLDVPVVHDLPGVGANLQDHLELYLQYACKEPVSIYPATKWWNQPAIGAEWMFLGTGLGASNQFEAGGFIRTRPEFAWPNIQFHFLPVAINYNGSKGVQEHGFQAHMGSMRSPSRGRIHLKSKDPRQHPSILFNYMSHEQDWQEFRDGIRLTREIMAQPALDPYRGRELSPGANRQSDAELDDFIRNHAETAFHPSCSCKMGTDDMAVVDGQGRVHGMEGLRVVDASIMPEIITGNLNATTIMIAEKIADKIRNRKPLPRSTASYYVAGEKPVRGTPVRKV; translated from the coding sequence ATGTCCCAAGAATTCGATTACATCATCGTCGGCGCCGGCTCCGCCGGTAACGTGCTGGCCACCCGCCTGACCGAAGACGCCGATGTCAGCGTCCTGCTGCTGGAAGCCGGCGGCCCGGACTATCGCCTGGACTTCCGTACCCAGATGCCCGCCGCCCTCGCCTTCCCGCTGCAGGGCCGCCGCTACAACTGGGCCTACGAGACCGATCCGGAGCCCTACATGAACAACCGCCGCATGGAGTGCGGCCGTGGCAAGGGCCTGGGCGGCTCCTCGCTGATCAACGGCATGTGCTACATCCGCGGCAACGCCCTGGACTTCGACCACTGGGCCAAGCTCCCGGGCCTGGAAGACTGGACCTACCTGGACTGCCTGCCTTACTTCCGCAAGGCTGAAACCCGCGACATCGGCCCGAACGATTTCCACGGCGGCGATGGCCCGGTGAGCGTGACCACGCCCAAGGCCGGCAACAACCCGCTGTTCCACGCCATGGTCGAGGCCGGCGTGCAGGCCGGTTACCCGCGCACCGAAGACCTCAACGGCTACCAGCAGGAAGGCTTCGGTCCCATGGACCGCACCGTGACCCCGGAAGGCCGCCGTGCCGCCACCGGCCGCGGTTACCTGGACCAGGCGCGCAACCGCCCGAACCTGACCATCGTCACCCACGCCCTGAGCGACCGCATCCTGTTCAGCGGCAAGCGCGCCATCGGCGTCGCCTACCTCAAGGGCAACAGCGACAACCTGATCACCGCCCATGCCCGTCGCGAAGTGCTGGTGTGCAGCGGCGCCATCGCCTCGCCGCAGCTGCTGCAGCGCTCTGGCGTGGGCCCGGCGTCCCTGCTGCGCGACCTCGACGTGCCGGTCGTACACGACCTGCCGGGCGTCGGCGCCAACCTGCAGGACCACCTGGAGCTCTACCTGCAGTACGCCTGCAAGGAACCGGTTTCCATCTACCCGGCCACCAAATGGTGGAACCAGCCGGCCATCGGCGCCGAATGGATGTTCCTCGGCACGGGCCTGGGCGCCAGCAACCAGTTCGAGGCCGGCGGCTTCATCCGTACCCGGCCGGAATTCGCCTGGCCGAACATCCAGTTCCACTTCCTGCCCGTGGCGATCAACTACAACGGCAGCAAGGGCGTGCAGGAGCATGGCTTCCAGGCCCACATGGGTTCCATGCGCTCGCCGAGCCGCGGCCGCATCCACCTGAAGTCGAAGGACCCGCGCCAGCACCCGAGCATCCTGTTCAACTACATGTCCCACGAACAGGACTGGCAGGAATTCCGCGACGGCATCCGCCTCACCCGCGAGATCATGGCCCAGCCGGCGCTGGACCCGTACCGTGGCCGTGAGCTGAGCCCGGGCGCGAACCGCCAGAGCGACGCCGAGCTGGATGATTTCATCCGCAATCACGCCGAAACCGCCTTCCACCCGTCCTGCTCCTGCAAGATGGGCACCGACGACATGGCCGTGGTCGACGGCCAGGGCCGCGTGCACGGCATGGAAGGCCTGCGGGTGGTGGACGCGTCGATCATGCCGGAGATCATCACCGGCAACCTCAACGCGACCACCATCATGATCGCCGAGAAGATCGCCGATAAGATCCGCAACCGTAAGCCCCTGCCGCGCAGCACCGCCAGCTACTACGTGGCCGGAGAGAAGCCGGTGCGTGGCACGCCGGTACGCAAAGTGTAA